A region of Streptomyces paludis DNA encodes the following proteins:
- a CDS encoding tetratricopeptide repeat protein — MSQPASHPGPQPHFLPPDARPDAQAGGSGRRRLRGGVVALALGATFFAVGAVGLTGRDTAPAGGSATAAVRPGSPEAMRERLRRLPEDAPGWAALGMAYVQQARTTADPATYDKAETALRTSLKVQPRDNYAAQTGMGALAAARHDFAAALDWGRRAVATNPAGSGAYGVLADAHTQLGQYEASYQDVQRMTDLRPDTSSLARASYTWELRGDIPRARALMERALNDAPTPGDQAFTRAHLATLATESGDARTGLREAEYGLRAAPGDPQLLEARARAHRALGDSGRAVADYTAAVAITPLPQYVLGLGELQQSLGRTAAAEEQYALLRAQERLRVAAKTPADVDAILFEADHGDARRAVGMGRTAVESRPFIAVQDAYAWALHRAGQDARALPYADLALALGTRSALSHYHRAMIERSLGDLAAARRDLETALAIDPHFHPLHAPAARTALRALK, encoded by the coding sequence GTGTCCCAGCCGGCCAGCCACCCCGGTCCCCAGCCGCATTTCCTGCCGCCCGACGCGCGGCCCGACGCGCAGGCCGGTGGCAGCGGCCGAAGACGGCTGCGCGGCGGGGTCGTCGCGCTGGCCCTGGGCGCGACGTTCTTCGCCGTGGGCGCGGTCGGGCTGACGGGACGGGACACCGCTCCCGCCGGGGGAAGCGCGACAGCGGCCGTACGGCCCGGATCTCCCGAAGCGATGCGGGAGCGGCTGCGCCGACTGCCCGAGGACGCTCCGGGCTGGGCCGCCCTGGGCATGGCCTATGTACAGCAGGCCCGTACCACCGCCGACCCGGCCACCTACGACAAGGCCGAGACCGCGCTGCGGACCTCACTGAAAGTCCAGCCGCGGGACAACTACGCCGCCCAGACCGGGATGGGCGCACTCGCCGCCGCGCGGCACGACTTCGCGGCGGCTCTGGACTGGGGCCGCCGGGCCGTCGCCACCAATCCCGCGGGGTCCGGGGCGTACGGGGTGCTCGCCGACGCCCACACCCAGCTCGGCCAGTACGAAGCCTCCTACCAGGACGTCCAGCGCATGACCGACCTGCGGCCCGACACCTCCTCGCTCGCCCGCGCCTCGTACACCTGGGAACTGCGCGGCGACATCCCCCGCGCCCGCGCTCTTATGGAACGCGCGCTCAACGACGCCCCGACACCCGGAGACCAGGCGTTCACCCGCGCCCATCTCGCCACCCTGGCAACGGAATCGGGGGACGCGCGCACCGGCCTGCGAGAGGCGGAGTACGGCCTGCGCGCCGCCCCCGGCGACCCCCAGCTGCTGGAGGCACGGGCCCGCGCCCACCGCGCGCTCGGCGACAGCGGGCGCGCCGTCGCGGACTACACGGCGGCGGTGGCGATCACCCCGCTGCCCCAGTACGTCCTGGGCCTCGGCGAACTCCAGCAGTCCCTCGGCCGTACAGCCGCCGCCGAGGAGCAGTACGCGCTCCTTCGCGCACAGGAACGGCTGCGGGTGGCCGCGAAGACCCCGGCCGATGTCGATGCCATCCTCTTCGAGGCCGATCACGGCGACGCCCGGCGCGCCGTCGGCATGGGCCGTACCGCTGTGGAGAGCCGGCCCTTCATCGCCGTACAGGATGCCTACGCCTGGGCTCTGCACCGAGCCGGACAGGACGCGCGGGCGCTGCCGTACGCGGACCTGGCCCTGGCGCTCGGCACCCGCAGCGCGCTCTCCCACTACCACCGGGCCATGATCGAACGGTCACTCGGCGACCTCGCGGCGGCCCGCCGGGACCTGGAGACCGCCCTCGCGATCGACCCGCACTTCCATCCCCTGCACGCACCCGCCGCACGGACCGCTCTGCGTGCGCTCAAGTGA
- a CDS encoding nickel/cobalt transporter encodes MNNRRFPGIRRAAALCALTGALAATSAAVAAAHPLGNFTVNHHTGLRLYPERVDVTLVVDRAEIAAAQERVHVDRDSDGTVDTAEARAHARQECAAAAGRLRVETGGHRLKWTPSSSSFTYHPGEAGLTTSRLTCALTSAADLRHPSDVTVRTGYDTSRIGWQEITARGIGVTLTHADVPARSATDELRHYPTDPLADPLDQRSAALRTTPGDGGEAPGVSAVLPGAGPLTTALDRVSGVFDSLVGSRELTVPVGLLALLLAVVLGASHAALPGHGKTIMAAYLAGRRGTPRDAVTVGATVTLTHTAGVLVLGLALPVATTLAGETVLTWLGVASGLLVTGIGLWLLRAALLNRPTHGHHHHGHGHSHDHPHGHGHGHSHGHHHHGDAGLRPRAERTERLPGQGPALAVLTKPHPHEPHSHPPHPHEPHSHPPHSHPAPAAVTRGGLIGMGIAGGLVPSPSALVVLLGAVALGRTAFGILLVLGYGLGMATTLTLAGLILVRLRDRIDRTAHTSAAPRRALLRRLARIGPVATSALVLLVGIGLTLRAAAGPW; translated from the coding sequence ATGAACAACCGCAGGTTCCCCGGGATCCGCCGCGCCGCCGCACTCTGCGCCCTGACGGGGGCCCTGGCCGCCACGTCCGCCGCTGTGGCCGCCGCGCACCCTCTGGGCAACTTCACCGTCAACCACCACACAGGTCTCAGGCTCTACCCGGAGCGTGTCGACGTGACTCTCGTCGTCGACCGGGCCGAGATCGCCGCCGCGCAGGAGCGCGTACATGTCGACCGCGACTCCGACGGCACGGTCGACACGGCGGAAGCCCGCGCCCACGCCCGGCAGGAGTGCGCCGCCGCGGCCGGGCGGCTGCGGGTGGAGACCGGCGGCCACCGACTGAAATGGACACCTTCGAGCAGCTCCTTCACCTACCACCCGGGCGAGGCCGGACTCACCACGAGCCGTCTCACCTGCGCGCTCACCTCGGCGGCCGACCTGCGCCACCCGTCGGACGTCACCGTGCGCACCGGATACGACACCAGCCGGATCGGCTGGCAGGAGATCACCGCCCGCGGTATCGGTGTCACCCTCACCCACGCCGACGTACCGGCCCGTTCGGCCACCGACGAGCTGCGCCACTATCCCACCGACCCACTGGCCGACCCGCTCGATCAGCGGTCCGCCGCACTGCGCACCACGCCGGGCGACGGGGGCGAGGCGCCGGGCGTATCGGCGGTCCTGCCCGGTGCCGGGCCCCTCACCACAGCCCTGGACCGGGTCTCCGGGGTATTCGACTCCCTCGTCGGCAGCCGCGAACTCACCGTGCCCGTGGGGCTCCTGGCGCTGCTCCTCGCCGTGGTCCTCGGCGCCTCGCACGCGGCACTGCCGGGCCACGGGAAGACCATCATGGCGGCATACCTCGCAGGCCGGCGAGGCACCCCGAGGGACGCGGTCACGGTGGGAGCCACCGTCACCCTCACCCATACGGCCGGAGTCCTGGTCCTGGGTCTCGCCCTGCCCGTCGCCACCACACTCGCCGGCGAAACCGTACTGACCTGGCTGGGAGTGGCCAGCGGCCTCCTCGTCACCGGCATCGGCCTGTGGCTGCTGCGCGCCGCACTGCTGAACCGCCCCACCCACGGACACCACCACCATGGACACGGACACAGCCACGACCACCCTCACGGGCACGGGCACGGGCACAGCCACGGGCACCATCACCATGGCGATGCCGGACTCCGCCCGCGCGCTGAACGGACGGAGCGGTTGCCCGGCCAGGGCCCGGCACTCGCCGTACTCACAAAGCCGCACCCTCACGAGCCGCACAGCCACCCGCCGCACCCTCACGAGCCGCACAGCCACCCGCCGCACAGCCACCCGGCTCCCGCCGCGGTGACACGCGGCGGACTGATCGGCATGGGCATCGCGGGCGGGCTCGTCCCCAGCCCCTCCGCCCTGGTCGTCCTGCTGGGCGCCGTCGCCCTGGGCCGCACGGCCTTCGGCATCCTCCTGGTCCTGGGCTACGGACTCGGTATGGCCACCACCCTCACCCTCGCCGGCCTCATCCTCGTACGCCTGCGCGACCGTATCGACCGCACCGCGCATACGAGCGCCGCCCCCCGCCGCGCCCTCCTTCGGCGGCTGGCCCGGATCGGTCCTGTGGCCACCTCCGCCCTCGTGCTGCTCGTCGGCATCGGACTGACCCTGCGGGCCGCGGCAGGCCCCTGGTGA
- a CDS encoding enoyl-CoA hydratase/isomerase family protein, translating to MTGVTTSVRAGVAHLVLDRAAALNALDEEMVALMRAALFRWRDDPDIDAVVVRSALPKAFCAGGDVRALRAAALRGERWTAHSFLRAEYALNRAIAGYPKPYVSLIDGVAMGGGLGISVHGAVRVATERAVFAMPETAIGFVPDVGACYFLPRLPGAYGRYLGLTGARLDGPRAVTAGLATHFVASAELPDFIAALGTVGLDDLLAKTARPVPAAPDGLRAAVDAVFAPGSLGEIEERLRTRVREAAPGDGGDGTDGGAEWARRTLALLAAASPLSLRLTDELLRLGARDDLIGCLRRDLAVASRLVHEPDFAEGVRAVLVDKTRDARWTHPSPAAVPDESVRALLAGE from the coding sequence ATGACTGGTGTCACCACGTCGGTGCGCGCGGGCGTCGCGCATCTGGTGCTCGACCGGGCCGCCGCCCTGAACGCGCTCGACGAGGAGATGGTGGCGCTCATGCGGGCCGCGCTGTTCCGCTGGCGCGACGACCCGGACATCGACGCGGTCGTCGTACGCAGCGCGCTGCCCAAGGCGTTCTGCGCGGGAGGCGACGTCCGCGCGCTCCGCGCCGCGGCGCTGCGGGGTGAACGCTGGACCGCGCACAGCTTCCTGCGCGCGGAGTACGCGCTCAACCGGGCGATCGCCGGGTATCCGAAGCCCTATGTCTCCCTGATCGACGGCGTCGCCATGGGCGGCGGGCTCGGCATCTCCGTCCACGGAGCGGTCCGGGTGGCCACGGAGCGGGCGGTGTTCGCGATGCCGGAGACCGCGATCGGGTTCGTCCCCGACGTGGGGGCCTGCTACTTCCTGCCGCGTCTTCCTGGTGCGTACGGCCGCTACCTCGGACTCACCGGCGCCCGGCTGGACGGCCCCCGGGCGGTGACGGCCGGGCTCGCCACCCACTTCGTCGCCTCGGCCGAACTCCCCGACTTCATCGCCGCGCTGGGCACGGTCGGGCTCGACGACCTGCTGGCCAAGACCGCCAGGCCCGTACCGGCCGCGCCGGACGGCCTGCGCGCGGCCGTGGACGCGGTGTTCGCACCCGGCTCCCTGGGCGAGATCGAGGAGCGTCTCCGCACCCGGGTACGGGAGGCCGCCCCCGGCGACGGCGGTGACGGGACCGACGGCGGCGCCGAGTGGGCCCGCCGTACGCTCGCGCTGCTGGCCGCCGCCTCCCCGCTGAGCCTGCGCCTCACCGACGAACTGCTCCGCCTCGGCGCCCGCGACGACCTCATCGGCTGTCTGCGCCGGGACCTCGCGGTGGCGTCCCGGCTCGTACACGAACCCGACTTCGCCGAGGGCGTCCGGGCCGTCCTGGTCGACAAGACCCGCGACGCCCGATGGACCCACCCCTCACCCGCCGCCGTACCCGACGAGTCGGTCCGCGCACTGCTCGCGGGCGAGTGA